The sequence below is a genomic window from Salinispira pacifica.
CCTCAAAGCTTACTTCATTTCCCATATCATTGTAGCTGAGATTGTCGGTATAGATACCAGCCATCATAATGCCCCGGCCGTGAAGCGCCATTTCGTCATGTTTTCTGGACATATGACTGCGCCAGTCGAAGCCCTTCCCTTCATCCCTGATAATATATTTGGATCTCTCGGGAGTAATGGTGTAGGAAAAATGCACACGGCGGTTCTTCACCCGTTCGTCCAGATTTTTATTCCGGATCAATTCGATAATATCTCCATGATCCTCAAGCCAGGCGGATTTCTCATTATAGCTGATGCTGCAGTTTCCGTGTTCCACGGCATTCATCAGCATCTCGAACAGCGCAACATGCAGCTTGTCTTTCAGCTCCAGATCGATATACCCGATATTGTATAAATAGTTGGGAATAAGGTTGGCATAGGTACCCACATTAAACGGATCGTTATCCATGGTGAGGGATCCCGAAATGGATTTCATAAGATATTTCTGCAGATCTCGTTGAAAAAGAATCTGACGGTTCTGTACAAGAATTTTCAGAACCCGGAAAAACCCTTTTACAAATTCAGACCGGGACATTGTGGCCACCACATTCAGACTGGGCGTAACCTCTGTCATTTGACGACGCTCGGCACCCCGATGAACAAGAATGATCCCTCCATAGTGAAGCCAGGGGTCTTTTTTGATGGTTTCAAGTACTTCGCCGTGATCAATATTTTCATCAGAATAATTTAAAACATTAATTTCCGGCAATTCATACTTGAGAAATTCTATAGCTTCCTGCATTTCGGAAAAGAAATGAGGTTCAAAATAGTTGTTAAACTTGCTGCAAATCTGTGAGATGCGGTCGTTCAATTCCTGGTCGGAACTGAGAACTGCCATTTTCTGCATATCGGCTCCTGCACATTTTTGAGACTTCTATCTTATCATAAGTGTCGGTTGAAACATAGGCGAACCTGACCGGAAAAGAGAGCTTCAGGGGGCGAAAATGAACGTGCAGTACCGGAGGGAAAACGTACGAAACAGCCCAAGCCGGCGTTTGATGCAAAAAAAACCGCCGATGTATGCATCGGCGGTTGGTGTGAACTGCGGCAGAACGCGGAGAATCTTACTTTGAGTAAAATTCGACGATAAGCTGCTCTTCCGCAATTGTGGGAATCATATCCCTGGTAGGCAGTACTGATACTGAGCCCTTGAGCTCATCTGCTTCCAGTGAAAGCCAGGGAGGTACGGGTCTGCCGCTGTTTTCAGCCAGATTATTCCGCACGAGCTCCTTGGAACTATTCCGCTCTTTGATGGTAATTACATCACCGGGGCGAACCTGAGCAGAAGGTACATTCAGACGGCGTCCGTTAACATATACATGACCATGCCCGACAAGCTGACGGGCCTGTGCCCGGCTTGCAGCCATTGTGAGTCGGTATACAACGTTATCAAGACGGCGTTCAAGGAGGATGAGCATGTTGTGACCGGCTACACCCTTCATCCGCTTCGCTTTTTCGAAGATATTCCGGAACTGGCGTTCCGACAGCGCATATGCGAACTTTACCTTTTGCTTCTCGGCTAGCTGCCGACCGAATTCAGACTGTCGCGGCCGGCTCTTTTTTGGCTCTCCCGGAGGAGCAGGCTTCTTCTTCAGAAGTCTGTCATATTTAGGGTTTCCGTAAATATTAAGCCCGAACCGGCGTACGATTTTACCTCTGGCAGTGCTGTTTCTTGCCATACGTACGTACTCCTTTAGACACTACGAAATTTACTTCCGCAGGCCGGTTTAGTGAGCTGCCAATGTAGCAGTCTCTTGTGTTTGCGTCAAGATCATCAGGCGCGGAACCTCGGTGCAGAGCATCGGGCCGGCAGCAGCGTTGGCGCCGCTACTCTCCCCGGCCGATGATTTTTTTCAAGAACCCGCCGATCCCTTTGCCCTTGCCGGATGATTTTCCGGCGGCAGAGGATGATTGACTGTCGGCTCCACCGCTGCCTTTCCGTGAAGCATCGGCTGCGGCTTTATTTTTCCTGGAATCGGAGCGGGAGCCCTGGCCCTTCCGCTTCTGCTGGGCCTGGTTGTTCCGGTTGCTGCTCCCCTGAACCCTGTTTTGATTTTGCTTGCCCGGGGAAGCTGCCGCAGGAGAGCCGGACTGTTCTCTCTGATCATGTGTGCTGCGGGACTTTTTTTTCTGCTGGCTTTTTTTCTGGGTTTTCCGGGCGGACTTTTTGCCTTTCATGGCAAAATCTTCACCGTATTTTCGTGCATAGAAATCCAGCCGTTCCTGTTCGCTCATCTTGGCAGTGGGAGCAGCTGTTTGTGCAGGCTTCTTCCCACCACGGTGAGCAGGCTTTTGAGATTTCCGTTTTCCGCCTCGCTTTGAAGGAGAAGGGGCATTGCGCGTTTCACTATGCTGGGATTTAGCACCCGGGGCAGCGGGAGACTGCTGATTGCTTCGATGTTTCGATCCGCCGCCGGAAGATTTTCCCTGAGATCCCGAAGGCTTCCTTCTGCTATCGTTCCGTGAAGAAGACCGACCGCCCCTGGATGAGGGACGTCCTCCGCTTCTGTTCCCGCCCCGGGACGAACCGCGGCCGTAATCGGAATGGAACCGGGTTCCCCGGCTGCGGTCTTCAGCGATCAGATCTTCGGTAATATCCTCTGTGGGAATTTTACTCCCCATATACTGTTCAATTGATGATAAATTGTACACACTGCGTTCATCCGCAAGACTGACCGCAATTCCGGAATTCCCCGCACGTGCGGTTCGCCCGATCCTGTGCACATAATTTTCTGAATCCTCGGGAAGATCGTAATTAAACACCATTGCGAGATCGTCTATGTGAAGCCCACGGGCGGCCACATCTGTGGCGACGAGAAATCTGATTTGCTTGTTCTTTACTGCATTGATAATCTGCAGCCGCTTTTTCTGGGGCAGGTCACCCATTATGAACTCGGCGGTAAAATCGTTTGCCCTCAAGCGAAATGAAAGCTCTTCCGCCATCCGTTTGGTATTGGTGAAAAAGATCGCACTTTCGGGCTGATGTTTCCGGATCAGTCCCAACAAAAGCGACATTTTTTCATCCCGGCTTACGTGATACAAGGTCTGTTTTACTGCATCCACGGTAATATGTTCCGGTTCAATTTCAATATCAACCGGGTCATTCATATGTTCCCATGCTATGTTGAGAACCCGCGTTCCCAGTGTTGCGGAAAAAAGCAGAGTGCGCCGGTCCTGGGGTGACTTCATCCGCCTGAGAATCTTCTGGATATCGGGATAAAACCCCATATCAAACATTCTGTCAGCTTCATCGATTACCAGATAGGCAAAACGGCGGAAGTCGATCTTTTTCTGCTGCATAAAATCCAGAAGACGGCCGGGTGTACCAACAATAAAATCAGGATTATCCGCCAGTTCCCGTTCCTGCTGGTTATACCCCACTCCGCCGTATATGGTGGTGAAGGAAAAATCGAGATGAGCGCCTAACAGTTGAGCTTCTTCATAGATCTGTACCACCAGTTCACGGGTGGGTGCGAGAATTAGCACCTGTTCCTGCTCCGGCTCCTGACCGTTGGCCTGGCTGGCTTGACGTGATTCCATGAGGGTTTGAAAAATGGATATCAAAAACGCGGCTGTTTTTCCGGTACCTGTCTGTGATTTGACGGTAACATCTCTGCCATTGAACACGGCGGAAAAGGTTTCTTCCTGTACAGGAGTGCATTCAGTAAAACCTGCAGCTTCTATTCCAGTCTGCAGATCTGGGTGCAAATTGTATTCGGTAAATTTCTTCATATTCGTTAGGAATATACAACAGAATGCATCATATGTATACAGTGGACGTATGCCCTCCCCATTGGATGAGCAATGATCGGGTAGAGAATGTGTCGGATAATGTTGCGGGGAAAAATTTACGAAAGTATTCCCAGGCTTTCCCGTGCAATAAACTGGGAATCAAAATACAGATGCTTCTCCAGCTTTCTCTCGTCCAGAAGATCGAAAAGCATTTGGGTGGCCGCTTTGCCGATTTCGAAACCGGGCTGAGCCATAGTGGTAAGCTTTGGATGGACCATGGACGCCTCCGGTATGTTGTCGAATCCGGTTACAGAGATATCGTCGGGTACAGAAACTCCCCTGTCCTGAAGCTCTTCCATTGCCCCTATGGCGGCGATATCGCTCATAAATGCCATGGCAGTGGGCCTGCCGGAAGCTCCTACTGTTTGTTCCAGGGCAGTCTGCGCAGCGTCTCTACCACCCTGCTCACTGGATTCGCAGTCATATACGGGGACGGTGTCAGGATCAATTCCGTTATCCCGGAGAGCCTTATAAAATCCTTCCAGTCGCCAATCTCTGGCTCCGGTATATATATGGTCTTCGCGTGTTTTTGCGTGTTCCAATGAAAAAATGGCGATACGTCGATGGCCTGCATTAATAATCTCTTCCATCATTCGGTATGCTGCCTTCTGGTCATAGGTATTCACGCCGGGGATATCCTGCGCCGGAGTACCGTCAATTGTTACGAAAGGAATGTGCCGCTGCTTGATCAATTGCACCAGCTTCATTTCCGGGTGGAGCCCCAGAGTAATAAAGCCGTCAACGGCGGCTGATCGCACCCCGTCAAATATTCGCCCCCTCAGGGGAGGTACAACGGTGAGAGAGTAGTCTTTAGCCTGGCAGGCTTCTCCGATTCCCAAAAGCAGCTGATTCATGTAGGGATTCAGAAACACCCTGCTGATTGCCTGAGGAACCAGGAATCCAATGGTGCCGATTTTCCGCATGGAGAGGTTTCGGGCCACCGGATCAGGTACATAGCCCAAACTCTCGGCGATACTGAGAATTTTACTCCTGGTTTTCTTACTGATTCTGCTGGGGTCATTGAAAGCAAAGGAGACGGAGGTCTTTGAAAAACCTGAGGCTTTGGCAATGTCGTTAATGGTAACCCGCATGGTCAGACCTCTTTCTATAGGAGTAGTATGTTACTAAACCGGTTTGTGTACAGCAGTAAAATAAGGAGGCTTCGAATCGAAGCCTCCTTGTTTGTTGCTGCTATGATCCTGGGTTACCCTTTTACGGATCCCACAGTGAGCCCTGAGATCAGCCAGCGGCTGGATGTAAGGAAAAGGATCATCACAGGTACAGAAACCATCAGTGCACCGGCGGAGAATTCACCCCACTGAGTCTGAAACTGCCTCTGCATGCTTTGAAGACCCAGAGGCCATGTGTAGAGTTCCGCCTGCTGAAGCATGATACGTGCAAGCAGGAAGTCATTCCAGGCCTGGGTAAAGTTAAACAGAAAGGCGATGGCCAGAGCAGGAGTACTCAAAGGAAGAATAATCCGGAAGAAGGCCTGCATACGGGTTGCACCGTCAACCATGGCCGATTGCTCAAGCTCTGTCGGTATGGAATCGTAATAGCCTTTCAGTATCCAAATTGAAAATGGTACAGATGAGACTGAATACGCCACCACCAGACCCCTCCAGGTATTGATCAGCCCCAATCGTGCGGAGATGATGTAAATAGGAATCATCAGCATGGCGAAAGGGATCATCTGTGTTGCAAGAAGAAAGATCAACGCAGGTGAACGTCCGGGAAAATTCCATCTGGAAAATGCATAGGCCGATGTGGATGCAATCATTACCCCGATACTGCTGGTTGCAGTGGTAATTATCAGACTGTTCCATAACCATTTTACAAAATCCCTGTTGAAAAGAACATTGTAATAGTTCTGGAAGGTCGCATCCTCAGGAATTATCGCAAGTGATGTGGAAAGCAGCCGGTTACCGGGTCGAAGAGAAACGGTAACAATCCGGAGCACCGGATACACGGCAATAAACACAACAATCAGCAAAACGATATGGATTATCAGTCTTTTAAAGGGCGAATCACCCCGGGCACGTTGGAAAAACCATCTGCCGAACCCGTATTTCTTCATTAAATCCAGCTCAGTGGGAGCTTTCATAGTAGTAGTCTGATCACTCATATTACTCTCCTACCGCCTTCGCAGCCGCAAGCCGCTTCTTCTCCTGACCTGACTGGAGCTGAAATCCGGTCACCTTCATGTAGAAAATAGTGAACAGAATCAGGATTACAAATATCACCAGTGCAAACGCAGCGGCAAATCCGTATCTGCTGTATTCAAAGGCAGCTCTGAACAGGGCTGTTACAAGGATATCCGAAGACTCCAATTCCTGCTGGTTGATAAAGTAGGGAATGTTGAACTGGTTAAATGTCCAGATCACCCCCAGAATGATGGCCGGCGTCATAACAGGCTGCATCAACGGAAGCGTTATATTCCGTAATTGCTGAAATTTCGTGGCCCCATCCATCTCCGCAGCTTCATAGTAGGATGTATCGATGGATTGCAGTCCGCCAAGAAGTATGGCCGACATAAACGGAACCCCCAGCCACCAGTTGGTCAGGTTTATGGCGAAAAAGTTCCATGCAGGGTCGGTCATCCAGTTGATAGGATTCAACCCTATATTTCTCAGAATTATATTGAAGTATCCATATTCAAAGTTGAATTCACCTCTCCACGCCAGAACGGCGATTACCTGGGGTATAGCCCAGGGGAAAAGAATGAATGTCCGATACACACCCCGTAATTTCATAGGACGGTTGAGCAGGGATGCAAGCATGAACCCTACCGTAACGTGGAACGATACCTGAATGAATGTCCAGGCGATTGTACGGGCAAAAACAGGCCAGAAGGTCTGTTGCTGTAGTATCGGTTTCGCAAAAACTGAAACAATGTTATCAAAAAACGGCTTGAAACCGTAACTCACAGAACCGGGACGTGTGGGAAATCTCCCGGCAAAGAGGTTTGTATCGCTGAACGCAATAACGAGATTATAAAAGATCGGATACACAACCAGCAGTGCCAGACCAATTGCTGCGGGTGCAACCAGCATAAACGGCAACGCATATTTATAGTTTAAAACTTTATACAAGAGATAATAGAGACTGATTTCCACAAGTACCATCAGCGCTGCAATGGCAATTATTGTGGGAATAACGTCCCTAAGACTCATTAATAAGAAGGACCAAGTCATGTGCTAATACCCCCCAAAAAAAGGGCACCGATAGGTTAGCAATATCGGTGCCCGTACCTTTTTAGCTTAGGACCAGATAATCCTTTCGGATTACTGCATAGCCTCAATTGCATTTTCAGCAGCGGACTGCATGTTCGCAGCAGCCTCTTCAGGGCTGGTGGTTCCAGCAAGTACTGCATTCATTTCAGGCTTCATTGCGTCCCAGTTCGCGCGCATTTCAATTACAGAAGGCATCGGAGTACCGGTTGCCAGCTGAGCAGCAGAACCGCGGAGAATGGGGTCTGCACTTACCGCATCACTGTTAAGAGCTGAGAGTGAAGCAGGAAGACGCTTGAACATGTCCAGGATTTCAAGAAGGCTTTCGTCGCTGATCATGTAGTCGATGAATCCCTGAATTGCCTGAAGCTTAACGCCGTCAACACCTTCGGCAACCATGAAGTACTTGCCTGAAGTGTAAGGACGGGGGAAATCGCCGTTGGGAAGCTGGGGAATACGTGCTACACCCAGATCGTCGCCAAGGATTGCTTCGTAATCGCCGAGGCTCCAGTCACCGTTGATGATGTACGCGGCATTTCCTTCTTTGAAAAGGGTATCCATGGTTCCGTAGTCAGCTTCTGCGGGAGTAATACCGTATTCGAATTCCAAGTCAGCAAGGAACTGCAGTGTGTCAACCATTTCAGGAGTGTCCAGAGTGGGAGTAACACCGTCAGCTGCGAAAACGCTTCCGCCGTATCCGCCGAGGAAGGGTACCAGCCAGAAGGGCTCTACCGCATTATACACCAGACCGTAGTTTTCACCGTCGGTGAATTCCTGGCCGAAGTCGATAATTTCCTGGAACGTTGCAGGAGCTTCATCACCTACGATGCTCTTGTTGTACAGCAGCATGAGGTGGTTACCGCTGGTAATGGGCACTCCCCAAGTCTGACCGTCAAGAATAACGGATTCAACGTATTCGTCTGCATCATACAGGCCGTCAACGGGCTGAATCAGGTTGGCTGCAGTAAACGGACCTGCATGGTCGCCAACAGTCCAGAGCAGCTCAGGAGCTGTACCTGCAAGAGAAGCAGTCTGGAAGTCTTCACGGAGAGCTTCTGTGTCTTTCTGTACAACTTCAACGGTTACACCTTCAACCATTCCCATGTACTCTTCGGCACGCTCTACGATGTACTGATAAAATCCCTCGGATTCTCCTTCCTGAGTCCAAAGAGTGATGCTAACTTCACCGGCCGCACCAGCTTCTCCCTGACCTTCGGCAAAAACTGCACCGAATGCCACGAAGAGTACAAGACCGAGTACTAGAAGTTTTTTCATGGTCTACCCCCTAAGTAGATTGCCCTTCTCCTGTTGAGAAGGAATTGCTCGTAATTTTACCGGTTGGCAACACGTGTAAAACGATTTACTAAACCGGTTAAGTTCTTCGAACATGCTAAATGCAGTAGGGGTAGCTGTCAACAAAAATTTTCACAAAAAAAACCGGTTTTTGCAAAAGTCAGACCGCTTTCTTCAAAAGTGCCGGACAGGGGGTGTTTCGTATCAGAAAATACGACGCTTCAGGACTACTTTCTTTCTTCAGAGTCTGCATCCAGCTCCAGACTCAGGGAGTTGATGCAGTAGCGGAGACCTGTTGGATCGGGACCGTCGGGAAAAACATGACCCAGATGGGCATCGCAGGATGCACAGCGAAGCTCGATTCTCCGCATACCCAGACTGGTATCTTCACGCTCTACCACGGCATCGGATGAAAGGGGTTCGTAAAAGCTGGGCCAGCCGCAGCCGCTGTGATACTTGGTATCACTAGAGAAAAGCGGTGTCGAGCAATTGGAGCAAAGATAGACACCATCCCGCTCTTCAAGGTAATACTTTCCCGAAAACGGAGGTTCGGTGCCCCCCTCTCGGGTCACATGATACACATCGGGGTCAAGAATTTTCTTCCAATTCCGGTTAGCGGCTCCCCCGAGGGAGTCTGTTGATTCTTTTTTTCCTTTCATACCCTGTAAAATCGTAATTGTTTCCGTCAGTGTCCAGATAAACCTGCAGGGTAACTGGCAAACGCCGGGAAATTTCAGTACATTTATAGAAAGAAAGCCCCTTTGTGAACGGAGTCTATCCTTTCACCCAAAACATCCGGCAAATCATTCTGCTTCAGATGGGAACGTTTTCATATGGGAAGAATAGAGAGGAGTCGACAGATGGATTACAGCAAACAGATTCAAACCCATGAGCGGGAAATCACCATAAACAACAGCATTATCGATCAGGAATACTGGCACATCGGCAATGCTGCCCGGGAGAACCCCCAGCTACTCGACAGTCTCAACGAAGAGCAAAAGACAAGCTATTCCCCGCTGGTGGAAAAAAGCAATGAGCTCATCCAGCAGAAAACAGAACACAGTGAATATATAAAGGAAATAGAAGAGCTGCAGACCCATATTGCCGACCGGGAAAACCACATCTCCGGTAAGGAACAGGAAAAGCTTGAATTGGAGCAGAATCTTCAGGAACAGCACAGAAAGGCCGGCATGGAAGCTTTTGAGCTGTACGCCGCATCTCCAGAATTGTACACGTTGTATGCCGGGGCCTTCGGTAATCTTGATAACCTTTTCAGAGATAAATACAACCTGGAAAACAAGGTGCAGTCTCTCGAGGATCAGAACAAAACCGACCCTGTATTCAAACGGCTTGTTAACCAGACCAAGCTCCAGTTCCAGAAGAATCAGCTGAAAAACCTGGAGAAAAAGGTGAACGAAGGATTCACCCAAGCCGGATCAAAGCTTGCGGAAGAATGGCAAAATACCCCGGGTAACGACAAACAGTTGGAAAAAATTCTCACTCCCCTGCTGAAACAGCGTCATAAAATTCAGGAAGTGGAAAAAGCAATAGCAAAGCAGAGGTCCGAAATCGATGAAATCCAGGAAAAAATCCGTCAGCGGGCCGGCAGCCAGAAACCCGGAGACCGCATCACAGATCTCCAACTGCGGATTTCGGAGCTGGATGAACAGCTGAGAGATAATCTGACCCGGGCGGGCCGGATCATCGCCGAATCACTTCAGGATTCAGCACCGGAGCAGCTGAAGGAATTCATCGGCAACCTGAACAAACTGAAAAAAGAAAATGACAATAAACGGGAAATCATTCAACGGCTGACGGCAGCCCAGAAAATCAAGGCACTTGAAGAGGAAA
It includes:
- the rpsD gene encoding 30S ribosomal protein S4, with amino-acid sequence MARNSTARGKIVRRFGLNIYGNPKYDRLLKKKPAPPGEPKKSRPRQSEFGRQLAEKQKVKFAYALSERQFRNIFEKAKRMKGVAGHNMLILLERRLDNVVYRLTMAASRAQARQLVGHGHVYVNGRRLNVPSAQVRPGDVITIKERNSSKELVRNNLAENSGRPVPPWLSLEADELKGSVSVLPTRDMIPTIAEEQLIVEFYSK
- a CDS encoding extracellular solute-binding protein — its product is MKKLLVLGLVLFVAFGAVFAEGQGEAGAAGEVSITLWTQEGESEGFYQYIVERAEEYMGMVEGVTVEVVQKDTEALREDFQTASLAGTAPELLWTVGDHAGPFTAANLIQPVDGLYDADEYVESVILDGQTWGVPITSGNHLMLLYNKSIVGDEAPATFQEIIDFGQEFTDGENYGLVYNAVEPFWLVPFLGGYGGSVFAADGVTPTLDTPEMVDTLQFLADLEFEYGITPAEADYGTMDTLFKEGNAAYIINGDWSLGDYEAILGDDLGVARIPQLPNGDFPRPYTSGKYFMVAEGVDGVKLQAIQGFIDYMISDESLLEILDMFKRLPASLSALNSDAVSADPILRGSAAQLATGTPMPSVIEMRANWDAMKPEMNAVLAGTTSPEEAAANMQSAAENAIEAMQ
- a CDS encoding carbohydrate ABC transporter permease: MSLRDVIPTIIAIAALMVLVEISLYYLLYKVLNYKYALPFMLVAPAAIGLALLVVYPIFYNLVIAFSDTNLFAGRFPTRPGSVSYGFKPFFDNIVSVFAKPILQQQTFWPVFARTIAWTFIQVSFHVTVGFMLASLLNRPMKLRGVYRTFILFPWAIPQVIAVLAWRGEFNFEYGYFNIILRNIGLNPINWMTDPAWNFFAINLTNWWLGVPFMSAILLGGLQSIDTSYYEAAEMDGATKFQQLRNITLPLMQPVMTPAIILGVIWTFNQFNIPYFINQQELESSDILVTALFRAAFEYSRYGFAAAFALVIFVILILFTIFYMKVTGFQLQSGQEKKRLAAAKAVGE
- a CDS encoding cyclic nucleotide-binding domain-containing protein, with translation MQKMAVLSSDQELNDRISQICSKFNNYFEPHFFSEMQEAIEFLKYELPEINVLNYSDENIDHGEVLETIKKDPWLHYGGIILVHRGAERRQMTEVTPSLNVVATMSRSEFVKGFFRVLKILVQNRQILFQRDLQKYLMKSISGSLTMDNDPFNVGTYANLIPNYLYNIGYIDLELKDKLHVALFEMLMNAVEHGNCSISYNEKSAWLEDHGDIIELIRNKNLDERVKNRRVHFSYTITPERSKYIIRDEGKGFDWRSHMSRKHDEMALHGRGIMMAGIYTDNLSYNDMGNEVSFEVEHNKKSVNMIPSIFQDQDEMIFQDGDEIFREGEASNFMYYIVSGQLNIYRDETLVSRLNQDDLFLGEMSFLLSDTRSATVRAHGEARLIKISKNSFVNSIKAQPHYGILLARLLAVRLDRLNDYVAKIKTSAKAQTNAAGNADHNSSADMGEVAEDMDEISGISG
- the msrB gene encoding peptide-methionine (R)-S-oxide reductase MsrB, which gives rise to MKGKKESTDSLGGAANRNWKKILDPDVYHVTREGGTEPPFSGKYYLEERDGVYLCSNCSTPLFSSDTKYHSGCGWPSFYEPLSSDAVVEREDTSLGMRRIELRCASCDAHLGHVFPDGPDPTGLRYCINSLSLELDADSEERK
- a CDS encoding sugar ABC transporter permease, which codes for MSDQTTTMKAPTELDLMKKYGFGRWFFQRARGDSPFKRLIIHIVLLIVVFIAVYPVLRIVTVSLRPGNRLLSTSLAIIPEDATFQNYYNVLFNRDFVKWLWNSLIITTATSSIGVMIASTSAYAFSRWNFPGRSPALIFLLATQMIPFAMLMIPIYIISARLGLINTWRGLVVAYSVSSVPFSIWILKGYYDSIPTELEQSAMVDGATRMQAFFRIILPLSTPALAIAFLFNFTQAWNDFLLARIMLQQAELYTWPLGLQSMQRQFQTQWGEFSAGALMVSVPVMILFLTSSRWLISGLTVGSVKG
- a CDS encoding LacI family DNA-binding transcriptional regulator — protein: MRVTINDIAKASGFSKTSVSFAFNDPSRISKKTRSKILSIAESLGYVPDPVARNLSMRKIGTIGFLVPQAISRVFLNPYMNQLLLGIGEACQAKDYSLTVVPPLRGRIFDGVRSAAVDGFITLGLHPEMKLVQLIKQRHIPFVTIDGTPAQDIPGVNTYDQKAAYRMMEEIINAGHRRIAIFSLEHAKTREDHIYTGARDWRLEGFYKALRDNGIDPDTVPVYDCESSEQGGRDAAQTALEQTVGASGRPTAMAFMSDIAAIGAMEELQDRGVSVPDDISVTGFDNIPEASMVHPKLTTMAQPGFEIGKAATQMLFDLLDERKLEKHLYFDSQFIARESLGILS
- a CDS encoding DEAD/DEAH box helicase: MKKFTEYNLHPDLQTGIEAAGFTECTPVQEETFSAVFNGRDVTVKSQTGTGKTAAFLISIFQTLMESRQASQANGQEPEQEQVLILAPTRELVVQIYEEAQLLGAHLDFSFTTIYGGVGYNQQERELADNPDFIVGTPGRLLDFMQQKKIDFRRFAYLVIDEADRMFDMGFYPDIQKILRRMKSPQDRRTLLFSATLGTRVLNIAWEHMNDPVDIEIEPEHITVDAVKQTLYHVSRDEKMSLLLGLIRKHQPESAIFFTNTKRMAEELSFRLRANDFTAEFIMGDLPQKKRLQIINAVKNKQIRFLVATDVAARGLHIDDLAMVFNYDLPEDSENYVHRIGRTARAGNSGIAVSLADERSVYNLSSIEQYMGSKIPTEDITEDLIAEDRSRGTRFHSDYGRGSSRGGNRSGGRPSSRGGRSSSRNDSRRKPSGSQGKSSGGGSKHRSNQQSPAAPGAKSQHSETRNAPSPSKRGGKRKSQKPAHRGGKKPAQTAAPTAKMSEQERLDFYARKYGEDFAMKGKKSARKTQKKSQQKKKSRSTHDQREQSGSPAAASPGKQNQNRVQGSSNRNNQAQQKRKGQGSRSDSRKNKAAADASRKGSGGADSQSSSAAGKSSGKGKGIGGFLKKIIGRGE